From a single Streptomyces liliifuscus genomic region:
- a CDS encoding acetate/propionate family kinase produces the protein MSADRSHESLGGHVLVLDAGSSSLHIALFAADGERVADQDASEPPGPAAAMELRNFLSEVPSPAAVGHRIVHSGPHLTGHTLIDTRVRALLADVADLAPLHVTPALPVVDAARELLPDVPHVACFDTVFHKDLPAQARTYAVPERWRAEYGLRRYGFHGLSYSWALQRTAQALGRPVDDLQVVLVHLGGGCSACAVRNGRSVDTTMGLTPLEGLVMSKRSGSLDPGALLWLQRRHGLSTDELDDTLHRHSGLLGLSGTSGDTRDLVRARAEGDTAASLALATFTLSCRRGIASMAASLDRLDALVFTGEIGEDQPEVREEICSALTVLGIRGGLLVPELEDLMREGLRRIDQAGRGVPVLVVATGETQQIAAETRRVLGM, from the coding sequence ATGAGTGCTGACCGCTCCCACGAGAGCCTTGGTGGTCACGTACTGGTCCTCGATGCCGGCTCTTCGAGCCTTCACATCGCTCTGTTCGCGGCGGACGGTGAACGGGTGGCGGATCAAGACGCCTCGGAGCCCCCGGGGCCTGCTGCGGCGATGGAACTGCGGAACTTCCTCAGCGAGGTGCCCTCTCCTGCGGCGGTTGGTCACCGTATCGTCCACAGCGGTCCGCACCTGACTGGACATACGCTGATCGACACACGCGTACGGGCTCTGCTGGCGGACGTCGCCGATCTCGCGCCGCTGCACGTGACCCCTGCCCTGCCTGTGGTCGATGCCGCACGAGAACTCCTGCCCGACGTTCCTCATGTCGCCTGCTTCGACACTGTCTTTCACAAGGATCTGCCGGCCCAGGCGCGCACGTACGCCGTGCCGGAGCGATGGCGAGCCGAATACGGGCTGCGCCGGTACGGCTTCCACGGGCTCTCCTACTCGTGGGCGCTGCAGAGGACGGCGCAGGCCCTGGGCCGTCCCGTCGACGACCTCCAGGTCGTGCTCGTGCACCTGGGCGGCGGCTGCTCGGCCTGCGCCGTCCGGAACGGACGCAGCGTGGACACCACCATGGGCCTCACTCCGCTGGAAGGCCTGGTGATGAGCAAGCGCAGCGGCAGCCTCGACCCCGGCGCGCTGCTCTGGCTGCAGCGGCGGCACGGCCTGAGCACGGACGAATTGGATGACACACTCCACCGGCATTCCGGTCTGCTCGGCCTCTCCGGCACTTCGGGAGACACCCGGGACCTGGTGCGCGCCCGCGCGGAGGGTGATACCGCGGCCTCGTTGGCGCTGGCGACTTTCACACTCAGTTGCCGCAGGGGCATCGCCTCGATGGCCGCCTCGCTGGACCGGCTGGACGCGCTGGTCTTCACCGGGGAGATCGGCGAAGACCAACCCGAGGTACGCGAGGAGATCTGCTCGGCCCTGACCGTTCTCGGCATACGAGGCGGGCTGCTCGTCCCCGAACTGGAGGATTTGATGCGGGAAGGCCTCCGACGCATCGATCAGGCGGGGAGAGGTGTCCCGGTCCTCGTGGTCGCAACCGGCGAGACACAGCAGATCGCCGCCGAGACCCGACGGGTGCTCGGCATGTGA